TCGTAGGCTGCGATTTTCGGCTCACTTTTCCGCGGCGGGTCGCGTTCGAGTGGACGCGGACGGTCCGGCCTTCATTCTTGGCTGGATGAAGTCGGACGGCGTCGGTTCGGGAATTTCGACTTGGGGTATCGATCTTTCGGTGGGAATTTCGCCCCACAACATCGTTCGCAGTCGGGAAACTCGTGGAGTCGTAGAGCCCGGCTATGGATTTGTTTGCGGACGCGACCATCGATTCAGTTGGCTTCGATTCGTGCTGGCAGAAGCATCGGTACGCCGCCACTTGTTTGGAAATGTCGTTCGACTTAAAATTGACCGCCTCGAAGGGCCGTGAAAGAGTCGTCCGCCCAAACGAGTCAGATTATCACGAACGAGAAACAGAGTCAGACAGTCGTCCGATCGGAAATCGAAGTGCAGACGGAGGAGAaaggcgacggtgacgactggcgacgtttcgtcgcagCTTCGCAGAACGACTCTCAAGTGGGGGCGAACGGCcataaaaaaaaatttttaccGTACTTAATTTCTTTGTTAGGAGCTCTTGGATTTTTTAATTCGGGTTGAACCTGAAGTTTCGTTTCAATTGGAAAAGAATCTGCACAGCCGTGCATTCGACGGTAAAAATATTGTCAGACTTCACAAAATTTTGGACCCTTATGCATTATCATTGGATAGCGTTAATTAAGGGTTTGTAGCaactaaaaaattatttcagCGCGTACATGATCGAGATCATGAAAGTACagggtttaattaatagttgATTATATAGGTTATGATGTGGTTTGGTCGGATCAGTTGACAAGTGTCAGTTGCCTTCACACACTTAACCATTTGCCAGCAGACGAAGTAGAAAACGTGATTTGCTAATCACACTACGTATATTATGCACAACCATTTAGTTGGAATGCACTGATTTGTCGTGGAACTCGACAGGAAGCGTCGTCGGAGTAGCATATGGAAGATTTGATcgcgagacgtcgtcttcacaCAAGGTAACTAAGTGAACAGAAGAGACCGTTTTTataatcaaaaagaaaaccttTAGTCGTTCGTTTGCACTTGGAACGTCGACAGACGCGTAGTCAATTCAACGAAAGCAGACGTTTCAATTGAGCTAAACGTAAAAggacagagagagagagagagaattgTCTCTAAAAGCCGTTTGGTTTTTACAGACGAGTCCCATGAGTATTGCGTTTCACCCGCACTTGCCTTCACTCATAGCAGGCGGAACGTTAAGCGGTATTTTGGTCGAAGACAGAGGTTTAGTCCCGAGATCCAAAACGTCTCTTTAGGAGAGGTCATAGTGTGGGATACTAGTCGCGAAGAGGAACCCGTTGTAGCATCGTCTGGCATAGGGGACGAGTCTCATAAGGAGCCCGTGTTGCAGGTAGAGTAGAGGCGCACTTTGTTATACTCGTCACGCGCAGTTGCTTTAGATTAAGTGGATTCCTGATCCGTACACGAAGGGAGAACCAGACAAACCGAAATACTATGTAAAGGAAATGCCCTTTGAGATCTTACACGAGAAATTGCCGggtatcttaattaatagctCGTTAGTGCCGGTAGTGACGGACGCATACTCGTATGGGACATCGTTCCGAGAGCGTCCAAACTCAAACTGGTCGACAGGTAAATAAATGGCGTACTTTCCATGGGTCACTCTCAGTGTTTTTGCATTTTCTTCTAGTTACGTCTTGTTGACGCAGAGCGTTCCGCGTCGGTTAAGAATTAGCAAAGCGAGAGGCGACACTCCAATGGGAGGTATAGTACATCTCACTCAACTCAGCAAAAAAACATCAGTCAGTCGTTTCTCTGCAAAGCAACGGCTCTAGCATTCTCACACGAGAACAGAAGCCTATTTGTCGCCGGCAcggaaggcggcggcgtcttcAAATGCTCACTGGAAGAAAACCCCCAAGGTGAAAGAAATGCTAAGGCAACTAGTCGTTACCTGtgacctttttcttctttagacgATTCGACCCTTCCCCGTTCGTCTCCCATCACCTTTTCGTTTACTCCTCACCACGGTCCCGTCTACAGCGCGAGCTGCTCTCCCTTCCATCGCAATCTT
The Oscarella lobularis chromosome 3, ooOscLobu1.1, whole genome shotgun sequence DNA segment above includes these coding regions:
- the LOC136184853 gene encoding cytoplasmic dynein 2 intermediate chain 2-like produces the protein MDLFADATIDSVGFDSCWQKHRAVKESSAQTSQIITNEKQSQTVVRSEIEVQTEEKGDGDDWRRFVAASQNDSQELLDFLIRVEPEVSFQLEKNLHSRAFDGYDVVWSDQLTSVSCLHTLNHLPADELECTDLSWNSTGSVVGVAYGRFDRETSSSHKSFVCTWNVDRRVVNSTKADVSIELNTSPMSIAFHPHLPSLIAGGTLSGEVIVWDTSREEEPVVASSGIGDESHKEPVLQIKWIPDPYTKGEPDKPKYYLVSAGSDGRILVWDIVPRASKLKLVDSYVLLTQSVPRRLRISKARGDTPMGATALAFSHENRSLFVAGTEGGGVFKCSLEENPQDDSTLPRSSPITFSFTPHHGPVYSASCSPFHRNLLLTSGTDATIRLYNMLQSKPILTVEPGPGYVFKTQWSPVRPLVFGAATSDGHVLVCDLKASRIAPVVTLDHGKPVYAMEFNNKRLNVLASGDGNGTVKVWQLSDQLTTQGPREIRELDELAQSTLD